In Vidua macroura isolate BioBank_ID:100142 chromosome 7, ASM2450914v1, whole genome shotgun sequence, a single genomic region encodes these proteins:
- the RBM45 gene encoding RNA-binding protein 45 isoform X1 — protein MEESSGIRLSAECLDEPPNSRVFVVLGKDTGEALIRERFSPFGDIQNIWLLRDRRTNESRGIAFIKFARSSQACRAMEEMHGRSLLPDSKPIKVFIAQSRASGSHRDLEDEELTRIFVMIPKTYTEEDLREKFKMYGDIEYCSIIKNKTTGESKGLGYVRYLKPSQAARAIEECDRSYRAILAEPKNKSSETFEHDYYSNTMRPELRGNTLPFCMQPEFCSFEKAETRIQEPVSKRLSVVSRLPFIQEQLFALFDLVPGLEYCDVQRDPHTNSGYAVIQYSTAASAIYAKYKLHGFEYPPGNRLTVIFLEDGNDSSDLIRKMATQLVTAQVSSALRSNSAMVQQYRTPPQAFGGTSGPQLLQPQTDAILPPPKKKVPPDTSVKERLFILFHPHPLPVNVLEDVFCRFGQLISVYLVAGKNVGYAKFADRASASEAITALHGKIVNGVRLKVRLADSPSEEPNKRQRTY, from the exons ATGGAGGAGAGCAGCGGCATCCGCCTCTCGGCCGAGTGCCTGGACGAGCCGCCCAACAGCCGCGTCTTCGTGGTACTGGGCAAGGACACCGGCGAGGCGCTGATCCGGGAGCGCTTCTCGCCCTTCGGGGACATCCAGAACATCTGGCTCCTGCGGGACAGGCGAACCAATGAGTCCCGCGGCATCGCCTTCATCAAGTTCGCCCGCAGCTCGCAGGCCTGCCGGGCCATGGAGGAGATGCACGGCCGCAGCCTGCTCCCCGACAGCAAGCCCATCAAG GTATTCATTGCACAATCAAGAGCTTCTGGAAGCCACCGAGATCTTGAAGATGAGGAGCTTACAAGAATCTTTGTTATGATACCAAAAACCTACACGGAGGAGGATTTGCGGGAGAAGTTTAAG ATGTATGGAGACATTGAATACTGCagtattattaaaaacaagacTACTGGAGAAAGTAAAGGTTTGGGCTATGTCAGGTACCTGAAACCATCGCAAGCTGCCCGAGCAATTGAAGAGTGTGATCGAA GCTACAGGGCCATTTTGGCTGAACCTAAAAATAAGTCATCTGAGACTTTTGAACACGATTATTACAGTAATACCATGAGGCCAGAACTAAGAGGAAATACGCTTCCATTTT GTATGCAGCCAGAATTTTGTAGCTTTGAAAAAGCTGAGACCCGGATTCAAGAACCAGTTTCCAAGCGCCTGTCGGTGGTATCTCGGCTCCCCTTTATTCAAGAGCAGCTGTTCGCCCTCTTCGATTTAGTTCCAGGTCTGGAGTATTGTGATGTTCAGAGAGACCCTCATACCAACAGTG GGTATGCTGTGATTCAGtacagcactgctgcctcagCAATATATGCCAAGTACAAACTACATGGGTTTGAGTATCCTCCTGGAAATCGACTAACTGTCATTTTCCTAGAAGATGGGAATGATAGCTCAGA CCTTATCAGGAAAATGGCAACACAGCTGGTGACAGCGCAGGTGTCGTCAGCGCTGCGCAGTAACAGCGCAATGGTTCAGCAGTACAGGACGCCTCCT CAAGCATTTGGAGGAACTTCTGGCCCACAGTTGCTGCAGCCCCAAACAGATGCCATACTTccaccacccaaaaaaaagGTTCCACCTGACACTTCTGTGAAGGAAAGGCTTTTCATACTTTTTCATCCCCATCCTTTACCTGTAAATGTACTGGAGGATGTGTTCTG tCGTTTTGGACAATTGATAAGTGTTTATCTTGTGGCTGGAAAAAATGTGGGCTATGCAAAATTTGCAGACAGAGCAAGTGCCAGCGAGGCCATAACTGCATTACATGGCAAGATTGTGAATGGTGTGAGGCTGAAAGTGAGGTTGGCAGACTCGCCCTCGGAGGAGCCCAACAAGCGCCAGAGAACTTACTGA
- the RBM45 gene encoding RNA-binding protein 45 isoform X2 produces MEESSGIRLSAECLDEPPNSRVFVVLGKDTGEALIRERFSPFGDIQNIWLLRDRRTNESRGIAFIKFARSSQACRAMEEMHGRSLLPDSKPIKVFIAQSRASGSHRDLEDEELTRIFVMIPKTYTEEDLREKFKMYGDIEYCSIIKNKTTGESKGLGYVRYLKPSQAARAIEECDRSYRAILAEPKNKSSETFEHDYYSNTMRPELRGNTLPFCMQPEFCSFEKAETRIQEPVSKRLSVVSRLPFIQEQLFALFDLVPGLEYCDVQRDPHTNSGYAVIQYSTAASAIYAKYKLHGFEYPPGNRLTVIFLEDGNDSSDLIRKMATQLVTAQVSSALRSNSAMVQQYRTPPQAFGGTSGPQLLQPQTDAILPPPKKKVPPDTSVKERLFILFHPHPLPVNVLEDVF; encoded by the exons ATGGAGGAGAGCAGCGGCATCCGCCTCTCGGCCGAGTGCCTGGACGAGCCGCCCAACAGCCGCGTCTTCGTGGTACTGGGCAAGGACACCGGCGAGGCGCTGATCCGGGAGCGCTTCTCGCCCTTCGGGGACATCCAGAACATCTGGCTCCTGCGGGACAGGCGAACCAATGAGTCCCGCGGCATCGCCTTCATCAAGTTCGCCCGCAGCTCGCAGGCCTGCCGGGCCATGGAGGAGATGCACGGCCGCAGCCTGCTCCCCGACAGCAAGCCCATCAAG GTATTCATTGCACAATCAAGAGCTTCTGGAAGCCACCGAGATCTTGAAGATGAGGAGCTTACAAGAATCTTTGTTATGATACCAAAAACCTACACGGAGGAGGATTTGCGGGAGAAGTTTAAG ATGTATGGAGACATTGAATACTGCagtattattaaaaacaagacTACTGGAGAAAGTAAAGGTTTGGGCTATGTCAGGTACCTGAAACCATCGCAAGCTGCCCGAGCAATTGAAGAGTGTGATCGAA GCTACAGGGCCATTTTGGCTGAACCTAAAAATAAGTCATCTGAGACTTTTGAACACGATTATTACAGTAATACCATGAGGCCAGAACTAAGAGGAAATACGCTTCCATTTT GTATGCAGCCAGAATTTTGTAGCTTTGAAAAAGCTGAGACCCGGATTCAAGAACCAGTTTCCAAGCGCCTGTCGGTGGTATCTCGGCTCCCCTTTATTCAAGAGCAGCTGTTCGCCCTCTTCGATTTAGTTCCAGGTCTGGAGTATTGTGATGTTCAGAGAGACCCTCATACCAACAGTG GGTATGCTGTGATTCAGtacagcactgctgcctcagCAATATATGCCAAGTACAAACTACATGGGTTTGAGTATCCTCCTGGAAATCGACTAACTGTCATTTTCCTAGAAGATGGGAATGATAGCTCAGA CCTTATCAGGAAAATGGCAACACAGCTGGTGACAGCGCAGGTGTCGTCAGCGCTGCGCAGTAACAGCGCAATGGTTCAGCAGTACAGGACGCCTCCT CAAGCATTTGGAGGAACTTCTGGCCCACAGTTGCTGCAGCCCCAAACAGATGCCATACTTccaccacccaaaaaaaagGTTCCACCTGACACTTCTGTGAAGGAAAGGCTTTTCATACTTTTTCATCCCCATCCTTTACCTGTAAATGTACTGGAGGATGTGTTCTG A